The following are encoded together in the Macadamia integrifolia cultivar HAES 741 chromosome 10, SCU_Mint_v3, whole genome shotgun sequence genome:
- the LOC122091531 gene encoding uncharacterized protein LOC122091531, whose protein sequence is MANNSLVLADNSLVLADNSLLLADNSLVANSLVATDNSLVIGQEFPDVETCRRTLKEIAIALHFDLRIVKSDRSRFIAKCSKEGCPWRVHVAKCPGVSTFTIRTLHGEHTCEGVRNLHHQQASVGWVARSVEARLRDNPQYKPKEILHDIREQHGVAVSYMQAWRGKERSMAAVHGTFEEGYRLLPAYCEQIRKTNPGSIASVFATGQENCFQRLFVSYRASIYGFINACRPLLELDRAHLKGKYLGTLFCASAVDADDALFPLAFAIVDMESDENWMWFLSELRKLLGVNTENMPRLTILSDRSKGIVEAVETHFPSAFHGFCLRYVSENFRDEFKNTKLVNIFWNAVYALTAVEFEAKITEMVEISRDVLQWFQRFPPRLWAVAYFEGVRYGHFTLGITELLYNWALEGHELPIVQMMEFIRHQLTSWFDDHRNRSVGWTSVLVPSAEKRIHEAIADARCYQVLRANEVEFEIVSTERTNIVDIRSRHCSCRRWQIYGLPCAHAVAALISCGQNAHVFVEHCFTVTSYRDAYSQMINPIPDKSQWREPGEGADGGGAKADITIRPPKTRRPPGRPKKKVLRIESFKRPKRIVQCGRCHMLGHSQKKCTMQV, encoded by the coding sequence ATGGCCAACAATTCTCTAGTTCTGGCCGACAATTCTCTAGTTTTGGCTGACAATTCTCTACTTCTGGCTGACAATTCTCTAGTTGCAAATTCTCTAGTTGCGACTGATAATTCCTTGGTTATTGGACAAGAATTCCCTGATGTTGAAACTTGCAGAAGAACTTTAAAAGAGATTGCTATTGCTTTGCATTTTGATCTTCGAATAGTAAAATCGGATCGAAGTCGGTTTATTGCCAAGTGCTCGAAGGAAGGATGTCCATGGCGTGTCCATGTGGCTAAGTGTCCAGGTGTTTCAACCTTTACAATTAGAACCTTACATGGAGAGCACACTTGTGAAGGAGTTCGCAACCTTCACCATCAGCAGGCATCAGTAGGTTGGGTTGCCAGATCTGTAGAGGCACGGCTTCGAGATAATccacaatacaaaccaaaggaAATATTGCATGACATACGTGAACAGCATGGAGTTGCTGTGTCTTATATGCAAGCTTGGCGTGGGAAGGAACGTAGCATGGCTGCGGTTCATGGAACTTTTGAAGAAGGATATCGCCTACTTCCTGCATACTGTGAGCAAATCAGAAAGACAAACCCAGGAAGTATTGCATCAGTATTTGCCACTGGGCAGGAAAACTGCTTCCAGCGCCTCTTTGTTTCCTATCGTGCATCAATCTATGGCTTTATTAATGCATGTAGGCCACTTTTGGAGCTTGACAGAGCACATTTGAAAGGAAAATACCTGGGAACTTTATTTTGTGCTTCTGCTGTTGATGCTGATGATGCATTATTTCCATTGGCATTTGCTATTGTTGATATGGAGAGTGATGAGAATTGGATGTGGTTCTTGTCTGAGTTGCGGAAGCTTCTTGGAGTAAACACAGAGAACATGCCCAGACTTACAATATTGTCTGACAGATCAAAAGGCATCGTAGAAGCTGTGGAGACGCATTTTCCAAGTGCTTTCCATGGGTTTTGTCTGCGTTATGTTAGTGAAAATTTCCGTGATGAATTTAAGAACACAAAGTTGGTGAACATATTCTGGAACGCTGTTTATGCCTTGACAGCTGTTGAATTTGAAGCCAAAATCACTGAGATGGTAGAGATTTCACGGGATGTCTTGCAATGGTTTCAGCGCTTCCCACCTCGCCTTTGGGCTGTAGCATATTTTGAGGGTGTGCGATATGGCCACTTTACCTTGGGTATCACAGAGTTGTTGTACAACTGGGCACTTGAGGGTCATGAACTCCCTATTGTGCAAATGATGGAGTTTATTCGTCATCAGCTGACATCTTGGTTTGATGATCATCGTAACAGGAGCGTAGGGTGGACTTCAGTTTTAGTGCCTTCTGCTGAGAAGCGCATTCACGAAGCGATTGCAGATGCTCGTTGCTATCAGGTGCTTCGTGCAAATGAGGTCGAGTTCGAGATTGTGTCAACTGAGCGGACAAACATTGTGGACATACGCAGCCGCCACTGTTCATGTCGCCGCTGGCAGATCTATGGTTTACCTTGTGCACATGCTGTTGCTGCACTGATCTCTTGTGGGCAAAATGCCCATGTATTCGTAGAGCATTGTTTTACAGTGACCAGCTATCGTGACGCCTATTCACAGATGATTAATCCAATTCCAGATAAAAGCCAATGGAGAGAGCCTGGTGAAGGAGCAGATGGTGGAGGTGCTAAAGCTGATATCACAATACGCCCTCCTAAGACTCGTCGACCACCTGGCCGGCCCAAAAAGAAAGTGCTCCGTATAGAGAGTTTTAAGCGCCCAAAGAGGATTGTTCAATGTGGTCGTTGTCATATGTTAGGACATTCTCAAAAGAAATGCACAATGCAAGTTTGa